In a genomic window of Erigeron canadensis isolate Cc75 chromosome 5, C_canadensis_v1, whole genome shotgun sequence:
- the LOC122600027 gene encoding ethylene receptor 2-like, which produces MNPMSKTLGYFAIIFVVLICVSATDNGFSGCNCEVEGFFGYGNIMETQKVSDFLIAIAYFSIPIELLYFVSCSNVPFKWVLVQFILFIVLCGMTHLLNGWTYDAHPFQLMLALTVFKFLTALVSFATAITLFSLIPLLLKVKVREFMLRKKFWDLGREMGMIKKQKEAGWHVRMLTQEIRKSLDRHTILYTTLDKLSETLDLLNCAIWMPDEAKTVMNLTHQLKGNASSSSDQFSIPINDSDVQETKRSEVVRLLEAESRLSVFSSGGSSQPGAVAAIRMPMLRVADFKGGTPEMIQACYAILVLVLPGGNFRSWTNSELEIVKVVADQVAVALSHAAVLEESRLMRDKLVAQNQALQQAKQDAMRASQARNSFQTVMSKGLRKPMHSIMGLLSILQDENSNGQQRLLVDTMVKTSNVLSMLINDVMDDSSKDNGKFPLEMRSFKLHGMIKEAACLAKCLCAYKGYDFDINVDKYLPDNVIGDERRVLQVILHMVGNLLSWGNGGGCLTLKILRESGSYGRNDQQWRSWRSNDQQWRFNEGYIVVKFEIGINDAFSMLGRSSSDQRSRRVVAEESLSFGMCRKLVQMMQGNIWVVPNPVEFDQSMSLVLQFQHRSSIMIGVSEASESSNHQPQSNSMFKGLQILLADEDDVNRAVTRKLLEKLGCVVTTVSSGFDCLTALTVPVAAYQVLILDQHMPDLDGFEVASRIRKFRSRNWPLIIATTASTDEELWERCIQSGMNGIIQKPVLLQGIADELRRVLIQANKV; this is translated from the exons ATGAATCCGATGTCGAAAACATTAGGTTATTTCGCGATTATTTTCGTTGTCTTGATCTGTGTTTCGGCTACTGATAATGGGTTCTCGGGTTGTAATTGTGAAGTTGAAGGTTTCTTTGGGTATGGAAACATAATGGAAACACAAAAAGTTAGTGATTTCTTGATAGCCATTGCTTATTTTTCGATCCCCATTGAGCTTCTTTATTTTGTTAGCTGTTCAAATGTGCCTTTTAAATGGGTACTAGTTCAATTCATTCTCTTCATTGTGTTATGTGGGATGACACATTTGCTCAACGGTTGGACTTACGATGCTCACCCCTTTCAGTTAATGCTTGCACTCACCGTTTTCAAGTTCCTTACCGCATTAGTTTCTTTTGCAACTGCTATCACTTTATTCTCTCTAATTCCGTTACTATTGAAAGTTAAAGTGAGAGAATTTATGTTAAGAAAGAAGTTTTGGGATCTAGGTAGAGAAATGGGTATGATCAAGAAACAAAAGGAAGCGGGTTGGCATGTTCGCATGCTCACACAAGAGATAAGAAAGTCCCTTGATCGCCACACGATACTTTACACAACTCTTGATAAGTTATCTGAGACTTTAGATTTACTAAATTGTGCAATTTGGATGCCGGACGAAGCTAAAACAGTAATGAATCTCACCCATCAGTTAAAAGGGAATGCATCTTCTAGTTCTGATCAATTTTCCATCCCGATAAACGACTCTGATGTTCAAGAAACTAAAAGAAGTGAAGTAGTGAGACTGTTGGAAGCTGAATCAAGATTATCCGTGTTTAGTAGTGGAGGGTCTAGTCAACCTGGAGCCGTGGCTGCAATCCGTATGCCAATGCTTCGAGTTGCTGACTTTAAGGGTGGGACACCTGAGATGATTCAAGCTTGTTATGCAATATTAGTTCTGGTTCTTCCCGGTGGAAATTTTCGATCTTGGACTAATTCTGAGCTCGAAATAGTGAAAGTCGTTGCTGACCAAGTAGCCGTTGCTCTCTCCCATGCTGCAGTTTTGGAAGAATCTAGACTTATGAGAGACAAGTTAGTTGCTCAAAATCAAGCTTTGCAGCAAGCTAAACAGGATGCAATGAGGGCCAGCCAAGCTAGGAACTCATTTCAAACGGTTATGAGCAAGGGTTTAAGAAAACCTATGCATTCCATCATGGGTTTGCTTTCAATCTTACAAGATGAGAATTCAAATGGTCAACAACGTCTTCTTGTTGACACAATGGTCAAGACAAGCAATGTTCTTTCGATGCTAATCAATGATGTAATGGATGATTCTTCAAAAGATAATGGGAAGTTCCCATTGGAAATGAGATCTTTCAAGCTTCATGGTATGATTAAAGAAGCAGCTTGTCTTGCAAAGTGTTTGTGTGCTTATAAAGGTTATGACTTTGACATAAATGTCGATAAATATCTACCAGATAATGTAATTGGAGATGAAAGAAGGGTTTTACAGGTGATCTTACATATGGTTGGAAATCTGTTGAGTTGGGGCAATGGAGGTGGTTGTTTGACTTTAAAGATCTTAAGAGAGAGTGGTAGCTATGGAAGGAATGATCAACAATGGCGTTCTTGGAGGTCCAAtgatcaacaatggcgttttaATGAAGGATATATAGTAGTGAAGTTTGAAATCGGGATTAATGATGCTTTTTCTATGCTGGGACGGTCTTCCAGTGATCAGAGAAGCCGTAGAGTTGTAGCAGAGGAAAGTTTGAGTTTTGGTATGTGCAGAAAGTTGGTTCAG ATGATGCAGGGGAACATCTGGGTAGTACCAAATCCAGTAGAGTTTGACCAAAGCATGTCCCTTGTTCTTCAGTTTCAGCATAGGTCTTCAATCATGATAGGGGTATCCGAAGCCAGTGAGTCTTCAAATCATCAACCACAATCAAACTCGATGTTTAAAGGCCTTCAAATTCTTTTAGCTGATGAAGATGATGTAAACCGGGCTGTAACCCGTAAGCTACTTGAGAAACTGGGCTGTGTGGTCACGACTGTGAGCTCTGGTTTTGACTGTCTCACTGCTCTCACCGTACCTGTAGCTGCTTACCAAGTCTTGATTTTGGATCAACATATGCCCGATTTAGATGGGTTTGAAGTTGCTTCAAGGATCAGAAAGTTCAGGAGCCGCAATTGGCCGTTAATTATTGCTACAACTGCTAGCACGGATGAAGAGTTGTGGGAAAGATGCATACAAAGTGGAATGAACGGAATCATTCAGAAACCAGTTCTTTTGCAGGGTATTGCTGATGAACTAAGGCGAGTTCTAATCCAAGCCAACAAGGTCTGA
- the LOC122601877 gene encoding transcriptional regulator TAC1-like, whose translation MGSEKHGSSDSSSDQETNRSLSPDRSKEGVGRSYECTFCKRGFTNAQALGGHMNIHRKDKSKLAKQQVKTSTTTTTTTASAKHPKKDYSIVASRSFKLIPSEEAPYAGSGSGFQTGNHYTPSNPNFPWTLAASQFNSRPLHNKESLIHVNLNLGIGTSDIENGGTIGSSTNVGRDWFENDLDLELRLGQYIPS comes from the coding sequence ATGGGATCTGAAAAGCATGGAAGTTCAGATAGTTCGAGCGATCAAGAAACTAATCGCTCGTTGTCTCCTGATCGCTCGAAAGAAGGAGTGGGCCGCTCCTACGAGTGTACCTTTTGCAAAAGAGGGTTCACAAACGCTCAAGCCTTAGGTGGTCACATGAACATCCACAGGAAAGACAAATCCAAGCTGGCTAAACAACAAGTTAAAACTTCCACGACCACTACCACTACTACCGCTTCAGCCAAGCATCCTAAAAAAGATTATTCGATTGTTGCTTCTAGATCTTTCAAGCTTATTCCTAGTGAAGAGGCTCCGTATGCTGGATCTGGCAGTGGGTTTCAAACCGGTAATCATTATACACcatcaaaccctaattttcctTGGACTTTGGCCGCCTCACAATTCAATAGCCGACCCCTACATAATAAGGAGAGTTTGATTCATGTGAACTTGAATCTTGGTATCGGGACTTCTGATATAGAAAATGGCGGTACTATAGGTAGCAGCACAAATGTTGGGCGAGATTGGTTTGAAAACGACCTTGATTTGGAGCTACGTCTCGGACAATATATCCCTAGCTAG